The Candidatus Polarisedimenticolia bacterium genome has a segment encoding these proteins:
- a CDS encoding OmpA family protein has translation MRFNSRRSSRWTHHAARVRALALLTAGAIVIAGGASTACISTDRYYQVEQERDALSARNNELAAEKTALESKVATLQTQGQELDSKLREREEEARKLQETYDGLKKSLEKEMKAGQIEVEQLRDGLRVNVAQDILFDSGSAGLDKNGTSVLGKVATQLKKSSHQILVIGHTDNKPIGPALVKRYPTNWELAGARAASVVRLFAESGLSSKRMRAVSVADTQPVKSNKTEEGRAKNRRIEIRLRPIAPDEQSS, from the coding sequence ATGCGGTTCAATTCTCGGAGGTCTTCACGGTGGACCCACCACGCGGCGCGCGTCCGTGCCCTGGCCCTGCTCACGGCCGGTGCGATCGTCATCGCCGGTGGCGCCTCGACCGCCTGCATCTCGACCGACCGGTACTATCAGGTCGAGCAGGAGCGCGACGCCCTGTCGGCGCGCAACAACGAGCTCGCGGCCGAAAAGACCGCCCTCGAATCGAAGGTGGCGACCCTGCAGACGCAGGGACAGGAGCTCGACTCGAAGCTGCGCGAGCGCGAGGAAGAGGCCCGCAAGCTTCAAGAGACTTACGACGGCCTCAAGAAGAGCCTCGAGAAGGAGATGAAGGCGGGGCAGATCGAGGTCGAGCAGCTGCGCGATGGCCTGCGCGTCAACGTCGCCCAGGACATCCTGTTCGACTCCGGCTCCGCCGGGCTCGACAAGAACGGCACGTCGGTGCTGGGCAAGGTCGCGACTCAGCTCAAGAAATCGTCGCACCAGATCCTGGTGATCGGGCACACGGACAACAAGCCGATCGGCCCGGCGCTCGTCAAGCGGTACCCCACCAACTGGGAGCTGGCCGGGGCCCGCGCGGCGAGCGTCGTCCGGCTCTTCGCCGAGTCGGGGCTCTCGAGCAAGCGCATGCGCGCCGTCTCGGTGGCCGACACCCAGCCGGTCAAGTCCAACAAGACCGAGGAAGGACGGGCCAAGAACCGCCGTATCGAGATCCGCCTGCGCCCGATCGCACCCGACGAGCAGAGCTCGTAA
- a CDS encoding OmpA family protein, translated as MVDHSISWLRTRRAARLPVTLPALALIAAGALAVAGCVSKAQYTQVEQERDLCATRYEQLRNQVESASRTGETLVQEKTALATEKTVLEAKVATLQTQGQELDSKLREREEEARKLQETYDGLVADLKKELKAGQVEVKQLRDGLRVNVAQDILFDSGSAALDKNGTLVLGKVATQLKKSSHQILVIGHTDNKPIGPALVKQYPTNWELAGARAASVVRLFAESGLSSKRMRAVSVADTLPVAPNKTEEGRARNRRIEIRLRPVAPEG; from the coding sequence ATGGTTGATCACTCGATCTCCTGGCTGCGGACCCGGCGCGCGGCGCGCCTCCCCGTAACCCTCCCCGCGCTGGCCCTTATCGCGGCCGGAGCGCTCGCAGTGGCCGGCTGCGTCTCCAAGGCCCAGTACACCCAGGTCGAGCAGGAACGGGACCTCTGCGCGACGCGCTACGAGCAGCTCCGGAACCAAGTCGAAAGCGCCAGCCGCACCGGCGAGACGCTGGTGCAGGAGAAGACCGCGCTCGCGACCGAAAAGACCGTCCTCGAGGCGAAGGTGGCGACCCTGCAGACGCAGGGACAGGAGCTCGACTCGAAGCTGCGCGAGCGCGAGGAAGAGGCCCGCAAGCTTCAAGAGACTTACGACGGACTGGTCGCCGACCTCAAGAAGGAGCTGAAAGCCGGACAGGTCGAGGTCAAGCAGCTCCGCGACGGGCTGCGCGTCAACGTTGCCCAGGACATCCTGTTCGACTCCGGCTCCGCCGCGCTCGACAAGAACGGCACGTTGGTGCTGGGCAAGGTCGCGACCCAGCTCAAGAAATCGTCGCACCAGATCCTGGTGATCGGGCACACGGACAACAAGCCGATCGGCCCGGCGCTCGTCAAGCAGTACCCCACCAACTGGGAGCTGGCCGGAGCCCGCGCGGCGAGCGTCGTCCGGCTCTTCGCCGAGTCGGGGCTCTCGAGCAAGCGCATGCGCGCCGTCTCGGTGGCCGACACCCTGCCGGTCGCGCCCAACAAGACCGAGGAAGGACGGGCCAGGAACCGCCGCATCGAGATCCGCCTGCGCCCGGTCGCACCCGAGGGTTAG
- a CDS encoding isoprenylcysteine carboxylmethyltransferase family protein translates to MLTRVLFFAYGSLCYLIFLGTFLYAIGFIGNFGVARTLDGALSGSLLSALATNAGLLALFAVQHSVMARKWFKERWTRIVPKPIERATYVFFSSLALILLFWQWRPMGGEVWSVEDPIGRIVLWGMFGFGWGLVLVSTFLINHFDLFGLRQVWLYLLGKPYSGMRLTTPGPYHLVRHPLYLGWLFAFWMTPTMSLAHLLFATVTTAYILLAIRFEERDLIREHGPAYEHYRLRVPMLVPLVRRRRAAASGAVTRPDQAL, encoded by the coding sequence ATGTTGACGCGAGTCCTGTTCTTCGCCTATGGCAGCCTCTGCTACCTGATCTTCCTGGGCACGTTCCTGTACGCGATCGGTTTTATCGGCAACTTCGGGGTCGCGAGGACACTGGACGGCGCTCTGAGTGGGTCCCTCCTGAGCGCCCTCGCCACCAACGCGGGTCTCCTGGCGCTCTTCGCGGTGCAGCACAGCGTCATGGCCCGCAAGTGGTTCAAGGAGAGATGGACTCGGATCGTGCCGAAGCCGATCGAACGTGCGACCTACGTTTTCTTCTCGAGCCTCGCCCTCATCCTGCTGTTCTGGCAGTGGCGGCCGATGGGTGGTGAGGTCTGGTCGGTCGAGGATCCGATCGGACGTATCGTCCTGTGGGGGATGTTCGGCTTCGGCTGGGGGCTGGTGTTGGTGTCGACCTTCCTGATCAATCACTTCGATCTGTTCGGCCTGCGCCAGGTCTGGCTGTATTTGCTCGGCAAGCCTTACAGCGGCATGCGTCTCACGACCCCGGGACCATACCATCTGGTGAGGCACCCGCTGTACCTTGGCTGGTTGTTCGCCTTCTGGATGACCCCGACCATGTCGCTTGCGCACCTGCTGTTCGCGACCGTCACCACTGCTTACATCCTGCTGGCGATCCGGTTCGAGGAGCGAGACCTGATCCGCGAGCACGGGCCGGCCTATGAGCACTACCGGCTTCGCGTTCCGATGCTCGTGCCCCTGGTCCGGCGCCGCCGCGCCGCGGCCTCAGGGGCCGTCACAAGACCGGACCAGGCTTTGTAG
- a CDS encoding VCBS repeat-containing protein, translated as MNRDQLRRDLRGAGGAILAVALVLANGAPGAAEGSRRVIDEGQGTEGAPSLEASGDFDGDGRADRVTVSVDTGAIRVAYGEMNGTLSAPVQVATAHDPARLQTADLNGDLQDDLEVYSTRGALHVLLGRAAPAFDVIGPLGEAPSSDGAPADPGLDTHPSCLAPPFDPRPHGFWNFTIDLGGLEFRDGALLSWATDCEIAVQGFNVVRLLFRGSTVERIQLNGAPIVCQGCDDGIGYGYTFLVPRHRSIHNLFIEAVFIDGRAKYLGPPAVSTRPYLYP; from the coding sequence ATGAATCGCGATCAGCTTCGCCGCGACCTCAGAGGGGCCGGCGGCGCTATCCTGGCGGTCGCGCTCGTTCTGGCGAACGGCGCGCCGGGCGCGGCGGAGGGCTCGCGCCGCGTGATCGACGAGGGGCAGGGAACGGAGGGGGCACCCTCCCTCGAAGCCTCGGGCGATTTCGATGGCGATGGCCGGGCTGACCGGGTGACCGTCTCCGTGGATACTGGCGCAATCCGGGTCGCCTATGGCGAGATGAACGGGACCCTTTCCGCCCCTGTGCAGGTGGCGACTGCACACGATCCAGCGCGCCTGCAGACGGCGGATCTGAACGGCGATCTCCAGGACGACCTGGAGGTGTACTCCACGAGGGGAGCGCTGCACGTCCTTCTCGGGCGCGCGGCGCCCGCTTTCGACGTGATCGGCCCGCTGGGTGAGGCGCCCTCCTCGGATGGCGCCCCCGCGGATCCGGGGCTAGACACGCACCCATCGTGCCTCGCTCCGCCTTTTGATCCGCGCCCGCACGGGTTCTGGAATTTCACGATCGACCTCGGCGGTCTGGAGTTCCGTGACGGAGCGCTTCTCTCGTGGGCGACGGACTGCGAGATCGCGGTTCAGGGCTTCAACGTGGTGAGGCTGCTGTTCCGAGGGTCGACGGTCGAGCGCATCCAGCTCAACGGGGCACCGATCGTCTGCCAGGGATGTGATGATGGCATAGGGTACGGCTACACGTTTCTCGTGCCCCGACACCGCAGCATCCACAATTTGTTCATCGAGGCCGTTTTCATCGACGGGCGCGCCAAGTATCTCGGCCCTCCGGCTGTCAGCACGAGACCGTATCTTTATCCTTGA
- a CDS encoding DUF2911 domain-containing protein has protein sequence MIRLHVAVFGLATLLVLAPAAPVRAQDVTLPPSGDNQKCTVIQHIGPATVTVDYSSPDVHAPDGADRRGKIWGTLVHYGYAEETFGTCGKKCPWRGGANENTVIRFSHPVTVEGKPIAAGTYGLHFLAGESEWTVIFSRNSTSWGSYFYDESEDALRVTVKPAKAPYREWLTYEFIDRQPDKTVLALAWEDLQVPIAIAVPDIAELYYQTLRNELKDSPGFDYHGWQQAADYLVQQKVHLDVAERWAKTAVDGPFIGEQNFTTLRSLSEAQKANGKAAEAKATMEKALAHPAAGPFDIYQYARPMIGEGRAEEALKVFQAASKRMPGKWPLDLGIARAYSAMGDYKTALKYARTSLPLAPDQANKDNVTRMIARLEKGEDMNKQ, from the coding sequence ATGATCCGTCTCCATGTCGCAGTGTTCGGCCTCGCCACTCTGCTCGTCCTCGCCCCGGCCGCTCCGGTCCGGGCCCAGGACGTCACGCTCCCGCCGAGCGGCGACAATCAGAAGTGCACCGTCATCCAGCACATCGGGCCGGCGACCGTCACCGTCGACTATTCCAGCCCGGATGTCCATGCCCCCGACGGGGCGGACCGGAGGGGGAAGATCTGGGGCACCCTCGTGCACTACGGGTACGCCGAGGAGACCTTCGGCACCTGCGGCAAGAAGTGCCCCTGGCGCGGCGGCGCCAACGAGAACACCGTCATCCGCTTCTCCCACCCCGTGACGGTCGAGGGGAAACCGATCGCCGCGGGGACCTACGGCCTGCACTTCCTCGCGGGGGAGAGCGAGTGGACGGTGATCTTCTCCAGGAACTCCACCTCGTGGGGGAGCTATTTCTACGACGAGAGCGAGGATGCGCTGCGCGTGACGGTCAAGCCGGCGAAGGCCCCGTACCGCGAGTGGCTGACCTACGAGTTCATCGACCGGCAGCCGGACAAGACGGTGCTGGCCCTCGCCTGGGAAGATCTGCAGGTCCCGATCGCCATCGCCGTTCCCGACATCGCCGAGCTGTACTACCAGACGCTCAGGAACGAGCTGAAGGACTCGCCCGGGTTCGACTACCACGGCTGGCAGCAGGCCGCCGACTACCTCGTCCAGCAGAAGGTCCACCTCGACGTGGCGGAGCGGTGGGCGAAGACCGCCGTCGACGGCCCGTTCATCGGCGAGCAGAACTTCACCACCCTGCGCAGTCTCTCCGAGGCCCAGAAGGCCAACGGCAAGGCGGCCGAGGCGAAGGCGACGATGGAGAAGGCGCTGGCCCATCCGGCCGCCGGGCCGTTCGACATCTACCAGTACGCCCGGCCGATGATCGGCGAAGGGCGCGCCGAGGAGGCCCTCAAGGTCTTTCAGGCGGCCTCCAAGCGGATGCCGGGGAAGTGGCCGCTCGATCTCGGGATCGCCCGGGCCTACTCGGCGATGGGGGACTACAAGACGGCGCTGAAATACGCGCGCACGTCGCTCCCGCTCGCTCCCGATCAGGCGAACAAGGACAACGTGACGCGGATGATCGCCAGGCTGGAGAAGGGCGAGGACATGAACAAGCAGTAG